ACTTTTAAAGCTCCTCTCGATCACCCGTCAGGTATGCTATcagctaaataaaactaaaacacatATATGCATATGCTTTTCACTAAGGATGACCATGTCATTGCAAAACGCTATTTTCTCACCATGCGTCTTGTCGTTCATTATCATGCTctggaaaaattagttgataattGAGAATAGAGAAAAGTATAAAGTCTGAACGCAATGAAGATTACCAATAAATCTGGAGCAAAGTATCAATACCTGAATTAATGACTTTTGATCGGATAACCAGGCTaaaatctcaaaagtaaaaagaatccTTCACTTGGAAGAGGTTCTGATTCAATACAGTTGCAAGTACATAtgacgtgaaaagaaaaaaaattgaaacggtttATCCTAATTTACCTTAGAAGTTTAGCAAGACTACCAATTTATAGCTTGTTCGAGTGAAggaataattaccataaaaaatataggtttctaTCATGCGATTTACGATCTTTCCCGTGatgcctgagaaatatttttaatgcgctaaaatatttttgaacttcaattaTCACATGTTATGGGTTATTCTGCTCAGCCATTGCCTGGAAAATTGCTCTGTATTATTTAATGgcgtacaaaataataaaattacaactagTTTTTAGTCTCACGTCTAGAAATGAGGTTGAATGATTTCTTACAATGGGGATACAGTGGAGGTCATGCCTTTCGGGTTGatgatgtaaaaacataattgtcTTTGCACGAATAAGTATGTTAGGTAATTTAtctcaaaagtggaaaaaaatctagcttATCACATGTGATAGGAGCATCGCAAATCTTGTACATCACTTCTttggtatatatacatattaattttgaccgattcactttcagcgatatttttttaacgtgtgaGGGGTATTAAGAGGTTGTTGGTGCCGATTTgtatatccatgaaataaaagGATTCCTAAATTCAAGTGCCCACGTGTAGTATGAGACGtttcgtccagctttcttcgtttctgACAGTTTGAGCACGTCGCCACTGTATAGCGGGAGGCCGGCATACACGGCAGTGTAACGCGCTCTTCTTccacaaaaagtcattttatcatttgtggactACTGAGACCATTAACGGAGAAAGCGCAGGAAATATTGACTACATTGTGTTGAACGCATGGCGACGCAGCGTCTCAGGAACCTTAAATGAATTCTGTACTACCATACGACAATGCAATAGCAAAGTTGCATTGGGTCGTCTGTGACATAGTAGCGGCTTGGTAGGCTCATGCGCAGAAGCGAGTGAGGCAACCTTAGGCTCTAAACCTTGGCTCCACGGTCGCTCCTTTTCCGCGCCTTTCCCCCCACACCCCCCGCCATCCCACGCGCTCCCCGGGTCTACGCCCGCGGCGGGTCAACAATAACAGTGCGACGGTGACGAGTCCGGACGAGTCGGTGTGCCTGGAGAGCAGCGGAGGTTGCGTTTTCTTCATTGAAGGTAGGCTGTCACGAATATTAGCAAACTCACTGTCGTGTTATTTTATCCACTCCATTCGACTATTCATTGAAACTTAATGGTGCTGTAGTTCAAAATGagattgtattattttcagaccCGAATGCTGAGGCCCATTTCGTCTCTAGTCATGGTCGGGGGAAAGCAGACGTATTGGAACGAGGATTGGTCAAAGGAGCTTCATTTCAGCTGCTTCTCACCAAAGACTTCGACTGCATTAAAGCATGGATTGCCAGAAGGAAAACCAACATCTTTCTACTGCTCGGTGTGCTGCAAGACGAATCAACTCGGCAACATGGGTCGCGGTGCCCTGACTAAACACCTGTCATCAACCCACCACAATACTGCCGTCGAGAACAAGAAGAGCTGTTACGggatcaagatattttgtttgccTTCCGCTAAGAAGGTAAGTGATGgtgagttatttgtaaaatcttcggGGTTTTCTGGTTCTCTACCCCAGCCTGATTTTTGTAGGTGACTACAGCAACTCCCTCTACCTCTACATCCGCGTCGGTGAACCCCACGGCGGCGGCACCTGGTTCCTCAGCATCGGGTGGGACTGCAGAAGACCCTCGGGACGATCCCGATGACCCCACACCAGCTTCACCTGCCTGCACATGTTCATGCCCATGTGCGCGATGTACCAACGAAGTTATCGCCGTCCCGAAGACTGCTGGTTTGCAAGGTCTTAACACCTGGTTAATGAAGCAAGATACTACCAAAGCTGAGATTTTGTGGTGTATCTATTGTGTAACGAGCCATACTTCTTTGTCTTCTGGGGGCAAGGCAGTGCAGTTATTTCCCACAATGTTCCCAGATAGTATGATTGCTGCAAAAATGGAATTGGGTCGGAACAAAATCGCCTATTCACTTGTACATGGTTTAGCCCCACATTTCCATGATGTTATCACATCTAAGTTAACCAAACTGGATTTTGTGGTAGTTTTATTTGACGAGAGTCTCAATAAGTGTAGCCAGAAGACTCAAATGGATcttgccattaaattttggtgtgatGATCAAAATGAAACGGTGACGAAATATTATGATTCAGTGTTCCTGGGTCGCTCAAGGGCGACTGATCTCATATCGGCATACTGCACAGCAATTCCTAGAAGTGTGCAGTCTCATGTGCTTATGGTTGGCATGGATGGCCCGAATGTTAATGTCAAGTTCCTGAAAGATCTCCagatttatatgaaaacagaGTTTGGTGAGGATGAGCCACTGCTGCTGCTCATGGGGTCCTGTGGTTTgcacgtagttcataattccttcAAAGAGGGGGTTAGTAAGTGTGGCTGGAATATTGTCATGTTTCTCAGGGCCttatacaatatatttaagaatgtgCCTGCCCGTCGCAGTAAGTATACAGAGTGGACAGGCTCTACTACTTTCCCAAATAAGTATTGTGCAGTGAGGTGGTTGAATAATGCACCTGGTGCCgataattgcatcaaaatattgccaaacgtaaaaacttttattgaaaaagtgagaactggacctgaagaggataaaataaaatctgccGGCTTCTTGTATGTTGCAAAAGCTGTTGAAGATAAGATGTTGGGGCCTAAGTTAGCCTTCTTCTCATATGTTGCAAGACTTGTTGAGCCATTCTTGACTACTTATCAAACCAATGACCCAATGGCGCCGTTCTTGCACACGGACCTGTCGAACTTAGTGTCGAACCTGCTTAGACATTTTGTCAAGAATGATTATGTAAATCGAAAGTCAGATGTATGTAAAGTTGACATTACCAATGAAGacaatctgattcctgtgaagaacttcaattttagtttttctgtaaAGGACGCTCTCAAAAAAGTAcaagtatctactccagaaaTGCTGAAGTTCAAGGAGGAGTGTGTGCTCCTGCTGAAGGCTATGGttagtaaaattcttgaaaaggcTCCCTTGAATTACAAACTCTGCAGAGCCATAACTTTTTGTGACCCAGAACTGATTTCACATTCCAAAACTGCCGTTTCTACTCGACTGAACGGCTTCTTGGAACAACTGCACAGCCGCAATTGGCTTCCTGCAAGTGAGTGCGACACTATTTTGTCTGACTTTAAGGTGCTCTGTGACAAACAAGTATTTGCTAACGCCTGTCAAGAATATGATCGTCAGAGGCAGAGACTAGATCATTTCTGGAGAGGTATCTGGGATCGTTATAAGTGCTCAGATGGTTTAGTGAAAGTGATTAAAATGGCTCTGATCATAAGCCATGGCCAAGCTTTCATCGAGCGTGGCTTCTCCATCAATAAGGAGATAATAGTAGAGAACCAATTAGATATGTCTTTGGTGGCTCAGCGCCAAGTGTACGACTCAGTCAACGCTGCTGGTGgcgtagaaaacataaaaatatctgctgAAATGATCAACAGATTTCGGCACGCGCGCTCCGAGTATGAAGAAGCAAAGAAGCAGCGCCGATCTGAGGACGCTGAGGTCGAAAAAAAAAGGACCCATGAGAAGATGATTGGAACTGAAGTTAAGGAGCTTCAAGCCAAAAAGATGAAAGTGTTAGCATCAAGCCAGAAGGAGGCTGATGccattgatgaagaaataaaaaagttgactggtactttctaacttaacaatggagtttctaacttagacaatttgtgaagtgcactttaaattaatagtgatttttttgttcaccaagttttttttactgttttgactaatgattaagtcacagtgattgctagtccaaagtggccatattttgtttggaaagtcaatatgaaagaactatgataatttgtgaagtgtacttaaaatgaggaaatagtgatttttttgttcaccttgttttttttactgttttgactaatgattaagtcacagtgattgctagtccacagtggccattttttgtttggaaagtcactatgaaagaactattattatgtgtgaagtgtacttaaaataagtaaattgtgattgttttgttcaccttgttttttacggttttgactaatgattaagtcacaatgattgctagtccacggtggccatattttgtttggaaagtcactatgaaagaactatgataatttgtgaagtgtacttaaaataaggaaatagtgatttttttgttcaccttgttttttttttactgttttgactaatgattaagtcacagtgattgctagtccacagtggccattttttgtttggaaagtcactatgaaagaactattattatgtgtgaagtgtacttaaaataagtaaattgtgattgttttgttcaccttgttttttttactgttttgactaatgattaagtcacaatgattgctagtccacagtggccatattttgtttggaaagtaccAAAGTACCTAACGTGTAGTACTGTACAGTAGTAACATTTCTTGTAAGTTTTTCtgatattacaattaaaaaatactgaagtgttGCATATTTTGAGCTATTTCCTTGTATATGACCTCTTATGACATCTTTCTTCATGCGTTAAAACTTATGGCGAACGCTAGAAAAAGTCAGGATATATCAAGATTTTGGTCAGGAAAAAGTCAGGAAAAGTCAGGATGGGAGGAAATTGAGATCTTGTCCCAACCTAGGGAACACATTATTGCAACTCTTggcctttatttttcaatcttgtcaaactttgtgcattacaaccactggcactgagATTGTTAGCTGTACCTTAACAGGAGTTATTAGgttgaaaatatcattattttggcACAATAGATATTCGTAGAAATCTTCAAgaagcgagcaaaagttgcattgactagAATTCACCTTaaaatacaagcacaggcagtcctaaacaaCGAATTATCTGGTACTtatgaataaatggatgaagttattgtgaaaaaaagcatagcggacattagaTAACATCAAAAtgacatacttaaatgaatgagatGCTGTCGATAACaacaacttacaattaacgtatcccccttccagtGGCCATGGCTCAAACTCCCACttcgatgttatttaggtattataaaatttttggtttaactgctccagttttatgtTTTATGGCCTTACTTAGATATTAATGTtataaatgatgcaaaatatgagggctgcTGAGCCTCTATCGttggatattttgctttaaattgaaaataatcaacatgtctcacaaacgaagctctcacgactgctggcaacttttacaaacaatcacaacacaTGCTTCGTGTGTTGTTTGGGCACCTATGGCGTCATCGAGGCTTTGTTGGCAGttgcttggggggtgagggagtttttggtgCTCTTTAAAAttggttatatttttcattgaatatattgcaaaggaaaactcagatttacgtgcggttttctttgttgaattcagaaaataattttctgtctgcctgtgaaattaaaaaaattcatgtatGTTCCCCATTGTACAAGAAATTTTGGCGGCTACGGAGCAGAGGACAGATTTGGGCGTTTCCCTGAATGCTTGATGTAAATGCAACTTAACCCATAGGATACTTAAATGATAATGTTAATTTGTAACATCACTGAATCATAGTTTTATCAATTGTTAAGGTTCTATTTTTCTATAAGATACATTAGTGAAACACCACTTAAGTGGACCAAAACAGGGCATCAACTTTGAAGAATTGGaaatgaaggaaagaaagaaaggaagggcCATTTGTGTCCCTCGAATGTGTTAAATAGAGAAGCCATTGATATTGTGAAGACATTGAAAATGTGATCTGAAAGGATAGATTCATACATGCTACATACTCTGTGGTGACTGGTGTTTCAGTATTACAACCCACCATCTCCTGATGGGGCATATTCTAtagtgaaattagtgatcactctgactttaaAATTCTATCGTTggatttaaacaatgttcatttgtggagccaagagtgggtaCTTGAACTTTATCCGAGCGAATGCACGGTGGaccatttttttgtggagttcGTCctactataaccatgtttatgctgtgctGTTTGAATTAACATTAAGGCAACAGAGTAAGTGAAggacctaggagttacgataacttcgaatccCTTGTGGGGAACActaataaggaatatttgtggcaaaaCCCTGAACCCTGAAGCATATTttaggaagattttcggatgagaaagtaaaagaaaggtgctatttcgcattcgtccgaccgcaccttgaatatgcagcaagcatatgggatccagtgcaggaagacttaatccgtgaactgaataaaatataaaggaaagctgcgtgattcgtcaaaaactgctatggatGTACAGACAGCACTACCGAGATTTGAAGCAAATTAGGTtaggagccactagagactcggagccTGCACGcaagacttagattgcttgaacaactgagaagAGATATATTTAGGAGTGATGCGAAGAACGTTATCTTAgagccctactatatttccaggtctgacagaagtgataaattaagagagatattttttgccgaatggatagatatggtaattcgtATT
The DNA window shown above is from Ischnura elegans chromosome 4, ioIscEleg1.1, whole genome shotgun sequence and carries:
- the LOC124158034 gene encoding uncharacterized protein LOC124158034 isoform X1, whose translation is MRLYYFQTRMLRPISSLVMVGGKQTYWNEDWSKELHFSCFSPKTSTALKHGLPEGKPTSFYCSVCCKTNQLGNMGRGALTKHLSSTHHNTAVENKKSCYGIKIFCLPSAKKVTTATPSTSTSASVNPTAAAPGSSASGGTAEDPRDDPDDPTPASPACTCSCPCARCTNEVIAVPKTAGLQGLNTWLMKQDTTKAEILWCIYCVTSHTSLSSGGKAVQLFPTMFPDSMIAAKMELGRNKIAYSLVHGLAPHFHDVITSKLTKLDFVVVLFDESLNKCSQKTQMDLAIKFWCDDQNETVTKYYDSVFLGRSRATDLISAYCTAIPRSVQSHVLMVGMDGPNVNVKFLKDLQIYMKTEFGEDEPLLLLMGSCGLHVVHNSFKEGVSKCGWNIVMFLRALYNIFKNVPARRSKYTEWTGSTTFPNKYCAVRWLNNAPGADNCIKILPNVKTFIEKVRTGPEEDKIKSAGFLYVAKAVEDKMLGPKLAFFSYVARLVEPFLTTYQTNDPMAPFLHTDLSNLVSNLLRHFVKNDYVNRKSDVCKVDITNEDNLIPVKNFNFSFSVKDALKKVQVSTPEMLKFKEECVLLLKAMVSKILEKAPLNYKLCRAITFCDPELISHSKTAVSTRLNGFLEQLHSRNWLPASECDTILSDFKVLCDKQVFANACQEYDRQRQRLDHFWRGIWDRYKCSDGLVKVIKMALIISHGQAFIERGFSINKEIIVENQLDMSLVAQRQVYDSVNAAGGVENIKISAEMINRFRHARSEYEEAKKQRRSEDAEVEKKRTHEKMIGTEVKELQAKKMKVLASSQKEADAIDEEIKKLTGTF
- the LOC124158034 gene encoding uncharacterized protein LOC124158034 isoform X2; the protein is MLRPISSLVMVGGKQTYWNEDWSKELHFSCFSPKTSTALKHGLPEGKPTSFYCSVCCKTNQLGNMGRGALTKHLSSTHHNTAVENKKSCYGIKIFCLPSAKKVTTATPSTSTSASVNPTAAAPGSSASGGTAEDPRDDPDDPTPASPACTCSCPCARCTNEVIAVPKTAGLQGLNTWLMKQDTTKAEILWCIYCVTSHTSLSSGGKAVQLFPTMFPDSMIAAKMELGRNKIAYSLVHGLAPHFHDVITSKLTKLDFVVVLFDESLNKCSQKTQMDLAIKFWCDDQNETVTKYYDSVFLGRSRATDLISAYCTAIPRSVQSHVLMVGMDGPNVNVKFLKDLQIYMKTEFGEDEPLLLLMGSCGLHVVHNSFKEGVSKCGWNIVMFLRALYNIFKNVPARRSKYTEWTGSTTFPNKYCAVRWLNNAPGADNCIKILPNVKTFIEKVRTGPEEDKIKSAGFLYVAKAVEDKMLGPKLAFFSYVARLVEPFLTTYQTNDPMAPFLHTDLSNLVSNLLRHFVKNDYVNRKSDVCKVDITNEDNLIPVKNFNFSFSVKDALKKVQVSTPEMLKFKEECVLLLKAMVSKILEKAPLNYKLCRAITFCDPELISHSKTAVSTRLNGFLEQLHSRNWLPASECDTILSDFKVLCDKQVFANACQEYDRQRQRLDHFWRGIWDRYKCSDGLVKVIKMALIISHGQAFIERGFSINKEIIVENQLDMSLVAQRQVYDSVNAAGGVENIKISAEMINRFRHARSEYEEAKKQRRSEDAEVEKKRTHEKMIGTEVKELQAKKMKVLASSQKEADAIDEEIKKLTGTF